One Capsicum annuum cultivar UCD-10X-F1 chromosome 2, UCD10Xv1.1, whole genome shotgun sequence genomic window carries:
- the LOC107858756 gene encoding probable sugar phosphate/phosphate translocator At3g17430 isoform X2: MQRVLFQSVLSLLPVSDTSLFHPGLVWQKQRFGNTAYLFISVAFIQMLKALMPVATFVMAVICGTDKLRCDVFLNMFLVSIGVVISSYGEIHFNIVGTVYQVTGIFAEALRLVLTQVLLQKKGLTLNPITSLYYIAPCSFVFLFIPWYLLEKPEMEVSQIQFNFWIFFSNALCALALNFSIFLVIGRTGAVTIRVAGVLKDWILIALSTLIFPESTITTLNITGYAIALCGVVMYNYLKIKDVRASQLPVDTVLDRTAKELKMEKMSSDLYLPDDNADLGGNSTKNGSSDPTVDEEAPLIPSTRISHLGRSNLSS; encoded by the exons ATGCAACGTGTGTTATTCCAATCAGTGCTTTCTTTGCTGCCAGTCTCTG ATACATCACTATTTCACCCTGGGTTGGTCTGGCAGAAACAGAG GTTTGGCAACACCGCATATCTATTCATTTCTGTGGCCTTCATCCAAATGCTTAAAGCTCTGA TGCCGGTGGCCACCTTTGTCATGGCTGTTATTTGTGGAACTGACAAACTAAGATGCGACGTATTCTTGAACATGTTTTTGGTCAGTATTGGTGTTGTAATATCCTCCTATGGGGAAATTCACTTCAACATAGTGGGTACAGTTTACCAGGTGACTGGGATATTTGCTGAGGCTCTTAGGCTGGTGTTAACTCAAGTTCTTCTCCAGAAGAAGGGATTAACACTCAATCCTATCACCAGTTTATATTACATAGCTCCATGCAG ctttgtctttctttttatccCATGGTATCTTCTGGAGAAGCCTGAAATGGAAGTGTCACAGATCCaattcaatttttggattttcttttcgAATGCACTTTGTGCACTTGCtttgaatttctcaattttcttagTGATTGGTAGAACTGGTGCCGTAACTATTCGCGTGGCTGGTGTCTTGAAAGATTGGATATTAATTGCCCTTTCAACTTTGATATTTCCGGAGTCAACGATTACCACTCTTAACATTACAGGCTATGCCATAG cATTATGTGGTGTCGTGATGTACAACTACTTGAAGATCAAGGACGTACGAGCATCTCAGCTTCCTGTAGATACTGTTTTAGATCGAACAGCTAAG GAGCTTAAGATGGAGAAGATGTCATCTGATCTTTACTTGCCAGATGATAATGCCGATCTTGGGGGAAACAGTACGAAGAATGGTTCTTCAGATCCAACGGTGGATGAGGAAGCACCTTTAATACCTTCAACTAGGATCTCTCATCTTGGGCGAAGCAACCTCTCATCGTGA
- the LOC107858756 gene encoding probable sugar phosphate/phosphate translocator At3g17430 isoform X3, whose amino-acid sequence MTLEIYATCVIPISAFFAASLWFGNTAYLFISVAFIQMLKALMPVATFVMAVICGTDKLRCDVFLNMFLVSIGVVISSYGEIHFNIVGTVYQVTGIFAEALRLVLTQVLLQKKGLTLNPITSLYYIAPCSFVFLFIPWYLLEKPEMEVSQIQFNFWIFFSNALCALALNFSIFLVIGRTGAVTIRVAGVLKDWILIALSTLIFPESTITTLNITGYAIALCGVVMYNYLKIKDVRASQLPVDTVLDRTAKELKMEKMSSDLYLPDDNADLGGNSTKNGSSDPTVDEEAPLIPSTRISHLGRSNLSS is encoded by the exons ATGACCCTTGAAAT ATATGCAACGTGTGTTATTCCAATCAGTGCTTTCTTTGCTGCCAGTCTCTG GTTTGGCAACACCGCATATCTATTCATTTCTGTGGCCTTCATCCAAATGCTTAAAGCTCTGA TGCCGGTGGCCACCTTTGTCATGGCTGTTATTTGTGGAACTGACAAACTAAGATGCGACGTATTCTTGAACATGTTTTTGGTCAGTATTGGTGTTGTAATATCCTCCTATGGGGAAATTCACTTCAACATAGTGGGTACAGTTTACCAGGTGACTGGGATATTTGCTGAGGCTCTTAGGCTGGTGTTAACTCAAGTTCTTCTCCAGAAGAAGGGATTAACACTCAATCCTATCACCAGTTTATATTACATAGCTCCATGCAG ctttgtctttctttttatccCATGGTATCTTCTGGAGAAGCCTGAAATGGAAGTGTCACAGATCCaattcaatttttggattttcttttcgAATGCACTTTGTGCACTTGCtttgaatttctcaattttcttagTGATTGGTAGAACTGGTGCCGTAACTATTCGCGTGGCTGGTGTCTTGAAAGATTGGATATTAATTGCCCTTTCAACTTTGATATTTCCGGAGTCAACGATTACCACTCTTAACATTACAGGCTATGCCATAG cATTATGTGGTGTCGTGATGTACAACTACTTGAAGATCAAGGACGTACGAGCATCTCAGCTTCCTGTAGATACTGTTTTAGATCGAACAGCTAAG GAGCTTAAGATGGAGAAGATGTCATCTGATCTTTACTTGCCAGATGATAATGCCGATCTTGGGGGAAACAGTACGAAGAATGGTTCTTCAGATCCAACGGTGGATGAGGAAGCACCTTTAATACCTTCAACTAGGATCTCTCATCTTGGGCGAAGCAACCTCTCATCGTGA